A single window of Mesoplodon densirostris isolate mMesDen1 chromosome 13, mMesDen1 primary haplotype, whole genome shotgun sequence DNA harbors:
- the ZNF696 gene encoding zinc finger protein 696 isoform X1, translating to MDNVRGKWPQWRSGCLRSGRCPTTGVSAESSRQSPSLGPQNATERATLMDTCTAFLAQAPSGSPASCDAASVAEQGAQSPGLMPRQATLEEGRRRGQAVPGLLRGPPRALRFPDPCGNEEAGERPRGSPRGPVVYEETGGQNGHEDSVSGSEITLNTASTADRRGHWKGRPYRCSTCDRSFKCYSDVVKHQSIHSGEKPYECSDCGKAFIHSSHVVRHQRIHNGEKPYICKECGKAFSQSFNLIRHQRIHTGEKPYECAECGRSFSQRSDAIKHQRIHTGERLYECSECGKTFIHSSNVVRHQRIHHGENPYECKECGKAFSQSSNLIQHQRVHTGEKPYACQECGRAFSRSSFLSEHRRIHTGEKPYECGECGRAFRALSGFFRHQRIHTGEKPFRCARCGRAFRLSFHLIQHQRVHGTE from the exons ATGGATAACGTTCGTGGGAAGTGGCCGCAGTGGCGCTCCGGATGCCTGCGCTCAG gcAGGTGTCCCACTACTGGTGTTTCTGCAGAAAGCAGCAGGCAGAGCCCCAGCCTGGGTCCACAGAACGCCACAGAGAGGGCTACCCTGATGGACACATGCACAG CTTTCCTAGCACAGGCACCGAGTGGCAGCCCGGCTTCCTGCGACGCTGCTTCGGTGGCTGAGCAAGGGGCTCAGAGCCCAGGGCTGATGCCACGGCAAGCAACCTTAGAAGAAGGGAGGCGCCGTGGACAGGCTGTGCCAGGACTGTTACGGGGGCCTCCCCGGGCACTGCGGTTTCCAGACCCTTGTGGGAATGAGGAAGCTGGAGAGAGGCCCAGAGGTTCCCCTCGGGGACCAGTTGTTTATGAGGAAACTGGAGGGCAGAATGGCCATGAGGACAGTGTGTCTGGGTCAGAGATCACCCTGAATACAGCCTCCACGgccgacaggagaggccactggaAAGGACGGCCTTACCGATGCAGCACCTGCGACAGGAGCTTCAAATGCTATTCAGATGTGGTGAAACACCAGAGCATTCACTCTGGGGAGAAACCCTACGAGTGCAGCGACTGTGGGAAGGCCTTCATCCACAGCTCCCACGTCGTCAGGCACCAGCGCATTCACAATGGGGAGAAGCCTTACATTTGTAAGgagtgtgggaaagccttcagccAGAGCTTCAACCTCATTAGACACCAGAGGATCCACACGGGAGAGAAGCCCTACGAATGTGCTGAGTGTGGCAGGTCCTTCAGTCAGAGGTCAGATGCCATTAAGCACCAGAGAATTCACACTGGCGAGCGGCTGTATGAGTGCAGCGAGTGCGGGAAAACCTTCATCCACAGCTCAAACGTTGTCCGGCACCAGAGAATTCACCACGGAGAGAATCCTTACGAATGCAAAgagtgtgggaaagccttcagccAGAGCTCCAACCTCATTCAGCACCAGCGGGTCCACACTGGGGAGAAGCCCTACGCCTGCCAGGAGTGCGGGCGCGCCTTCAGCCGCAGCTCCTTCCTCAGCGAGCACCGGCGCATCCACACCGGGGAGAAGCCCTACGAGTGCGGCGAGTGCGGCCGCGCCTTCAGGGCCCTGTCGGGCTTCTTCCGGCACCAGAGGATCCACACTGGGGAGAAGCCTTTCCGCTGCGCCAGGTGTGGCAGGGCCTTCCGCCTGAGCTTTCATCTTATCCAGCACCAGCGAGTTCATGGCACGGAGTGA
- the ZNF696 gene encoding zinc finger protein 696 isoform X2 has translation MDNVRGKWPQWRSGCLRSAFLAQAPSGSPASCDAASVAEQGAQSPGLMPRQATLEEGRRRGQAVPGLLRGPPRALRFPDPCGNEEAGERPRGSPRGPVVYEETGGQNGHEDSVSGSEITLNTASTADRRGHWKGRPYRCSTCDRSFKCYSDVVKHQSIHSGEKPYECSDCGKAFIHSSHVVRHQRIHNGEKPYICKECGKAFSQSFNLIRHQRIHTGEKPYECAECGRSFSQRSDAIKHQRIHTGERLYECSECGKTFIHSSNVVRHQRIHHGENPYECKECGKAFSQSSNLIQHQRVHTGEKPYACQECGRAFSRSSFLSEHRRIHTGEKPYECGECGRAFRALSGFFRHQRIHTGEKPFRCARCGRAFRLSFHLIQHQRVHGTE, from the exons ATGGATAACGTTCGTGGGAAGTGGCCGCAGTGGCGCTCCGGATGCCTGCGCTCAG CTTTCCTAGCACAGGCACCGAGTGGCAGCCCGGCTTCCTGCGACGCTGCTTCGGTGGCTGAGCAAGGGGCTCAGAGCCCAGGGCTGATGCCACGGCAAGCAACCTTAGAAGAAGGGAGGCGCCGTGGACAGGCTGTGCCAGGACTGTTACGGGGGCCTCCCCGGGCACTGCGGTTTCCAGACCCTTGTGGGAATGAGGAAGCTGGAGAGAGGCCCAGAGGTTCCCCTCGGGGACCAGTTGTTTATGAGGAAACTGGAGGGCAGAATGGCCATGAGGACAGTGTGTCTGGGTCAGAGATCACCCTGAATACAGCCTCCACGgccgacaggagaggccactggaAAGGACGGCCTTACCGATGCAGCACCTGCGACAGGAGCTTCAAATGCTATTCAGATGTGGTGAAACACCAGAGCATTCACTCTGGGGAGAAACCCTACGAGTGCAGCGACTGTGGGAAGGCCTTCATCCACAGCTCCCACGTCGTCAGGCACCAGCGCATTCACAATGGGGAGAAGCCTTACATTTGTAAGgagtgtgggaaagccttcagccAGAGCTTCAACCTCATTAGACACCAGAGGATCCACACGGGAGAGAAGCCCTACGAATGTGCTGAGTGTGGCAGGTCCTTCAGTCAGAGGTCAGATGCCATTAAGCACCAGAGAATTCACACTGGCGAGCGGCTGTATGAGTGCAGCGAGTGCGGGAAAACCTTCATCCACAGCTCAAACGTTGTCCGGCACCAGAGAATTCACCACGGAGAGAATCCTTACGAATGCAAAgagtgtgggaaagccttcagccAGAGCTCCAACCTCATTCAGCACCAGCGGGTCCACACTGGGGAGAAGCCCTACGCCTGCCAGGAGTGCGGGCGCGCCTTCAGCCGCAGCTCCTTCCTCAGCGAGCACCGGCGCATCCACACCGGGGAGAAGCCCTACGAGTGCGGCGAGTGCGGCCGCGCCTTCAGGGCCCTGTCGGGCTTCTTCCGGCACCAGAGGATCCACACTGGGGAGAAGCCTTTCCGCTGCGCCAGGTGTGGCAGGGCCTTCCGCCTGAGCTTTCATCTTATCCAGCACCAGCGAGTTCATGGCACGGAGTGA
- the ZNF696 gene encoding zinc finger protein 696 isoform X3 produces the protein MDTCTAFLAQAPSGSPASCDAASVAEQGAQSPGLMPRQATLEEGRRRGQAVPGLLRGPPRALRFPDPCGNEEAGERPRGSPRGPVVYEETGGQNGHEDSVSGSEITLNTASTADRRGHWKGRPYRCSTCDRSFKCYSDVVKHQSIHSGEKPYECSDCGKAFIHSSHVVRHQRIHNGEKPYICKECGKAFSQSFNLIRHQRIHTGEKPYECAECGRSFSQRSDAIKHQRIHTGERLYECSECGKTFIHSSNVVRHQRIHHGENPYECKECGKAFSQSSNLIQHQRVHTGEKPYACQECGRAFSRSSFLSEHRRIHTGEKPYECGECGRAFRALSGFFRHQRIHTGEKPFRCARCGRAFRLSFHLIQHQRVHGTE, from the exons ATGGACACATGCACAG CTTTCCTAGCACAGGCACCGAGTGGCAGCCCGGCTTCCTGCGACGCTGCTTCGGTGGCTGAGCAAGGGGCTCAGAGCCCAGGGCTGATGCCACGGCAAGCAACCTTAGAAGAAGGGAGGCGCCGTGGACAGGCTGTGCCAGGACTGTTACGGGGGCCTCCCCGGGCACTGCGGTTTCCAGACCCTTGTGGGAATGAGGAAGCTGGAGAGAGGCCCAGAGGTTCCCCTCGGGGACCAGTTGTTTATGAGGAAACTGGAGGGCAGAATGGCCATGAGGACAGTGTGTCTGGGTCAGAGATCACCCTGAATACAGCCTCCACGgccgacaggagaggccactggaAAGGACGGCCTTACCGATGCAGCACCTGCGACAGGAGCTTCAAATGCTATTCAGATGTGGTGAAACACCAGAGCATTCACTCTGGGGAGAAACCCTACGAGTGCAGCGACTGTGGGAAGGCCTTCATCCACAGCTCCCACGTCGTCAGGCACCAGCGCATTCACAATGGGGAGAAGCCTTACATTTGTAAGgagtgtgggaaagccttcagccAGAGCTTCAACCTCATTAGACACCAGAGGATCCACACGGGAGAGAAGCCCTACGAATGTGCTGAGTGTGGCAGGTCCTTCAGTCAGAGGTCAGATGCCATTAAGCACCAGAGAATTCACACTGGCGAGCGGCTGTATGAGTGCAGCGAGTGCGGGAAAACCTTCATCCACAGCTCAAACGTTGTCCGGCACCAGAGAATTCACCACGGAGAGAATCCTTACGAATGCAAAgagtgtgggaaagccttcagccAGAGCTCCAACCTCATTCAGCACCAGCGGGTCCACACTGGGGAGAAGCCCTACGCCTGCCAGGAGTGCGGGCGCGCCTTCAGCCGCAGCTCCTTCCTCAGCGAGCACCGGCGCATCCACACCGGGGAGAAGCCCTACGAGTGCGGCGAGTGCGGCCGCGCCTTCAGGGCCCTGTCGGGCTTCTTCCGGCACCAGAGGATCCACACTGGGGAGAAGCCTTTCCGCTGCGCCAGGTGTGGCAGGGCCTTCCGCCTGAGCTTTCATCTTATCCAGCACCAGCGAGTTCATGGCACGGAGTGA
- the ZNF696 gene encoding zinc finger protein 696 isoform X4 has protein sequence MPRQATLEEGRRRGQAVPGLLRGPPRALRFPDPCGNEEAGERPRGSPRGPVVYEETGGQNGHEDSVSGSEITLNTASTADRRGHWKGRPYRCSTCDRSFKCYSDVVKHQSIHSGEKPYECSDCGKAFIHSSHVVRHQRIHNGEKPYICKECGKAFSQSFNLIRHQRIHTGEKPYECAECGRSFSQRSDAIKHQRIHTGERLYECSECGKTFIHSSNVVRHQRIHHGENPYECKECGKAFSQSSNLIQHQRVHTGEKPYACQECGRAFSRSSFLSEHRRIHTGEKPYECGECGRAFRALSGFFRHQRIHTGEKPFRCARCGRAFRLSFHLIQHQRVHGTE, from the coding sequence ATGCCACGGCAAGCAACCTTAGAAGAAGGGAGGCGCCGTGGACAGGCTGTGCCAGGACTGTTACGGGGGCCTCCCCGGGCACTGCGGTTTCCAGACCCTTGTGGGAATGAGGAAGCTGGAGAGAGGCCCAGAGGTTCCCCTCGGGGACCAGTTGTTTATGAGGAAACTGGAGGGCAGAATGGCCATGAGGACAGTGTGTCTGGGTCAGAGATCACCCTGAATACAGCCTCCACGgccgacaggagaggccactggaAAGGACGGCCTTACCGATGCAGCACCTGCGACAGGAGCTTCAAATGCTATTCAGATGTGGTGAAACACCAGAGCATTCACTCTGGGGAGAAACCCTACGAGTGCAGCGACTGTGGGAAGGCCTTCATCCACAGCTCCCACGTCGTCAGGCACCAGCGCATTCACAATGGGGAGAAGCCTTACATTTGTAAGgagtgtgggaaagccttcagccAGAGCTTCAACCTCATTAGACACCAGAGGATCCACACGGGAGAGAAGCCCTACGAATGTGCTGAGTGTGGCAGGTCCTTCAGTCAGAGGTCAGATGCCATTAAGCACCAGAGAATTCACACTGGCGAGCGGCTGTATGAGTGCAGCGAGTGCGGGAAAACCTTCATCCACAGCTCAAACGTTGTCCGGCACCAGAGAATTCACCACGGAGAGAATCCTTACGAATGCAAAgagtgtgggaaagccttcagccAGAGCTCCAACCTCATTCAGCACCAGCGGGTCCACACTGGGGAGAAGCCCTACGCCTGCCAGGAGTGCGGGCGCGCCTTCAGCCGCAGCTCCTTCCTCAGCGAGCACCGGCGCATCCACACCGGGGAGAAGCCCTACGAGTGCGGCGAGTGCGGCCGCGCCTTCAGGGCCCTGTCGGGCTTCTTCCGGCACCAGAGGATCCACACTGGGGAGAAGCCTTTCCGCTGCGCCAGGTGTGGCAGGGCCTTCCGCCTGAGCTTTCATCTTATCCAGCACCAGCGAGTTCATGGCACGGAGTGA